Proteins from one Corynebacterium testudinoris genomic window:
- the pstB gene encoding phosphate ABC transporter ATP-binding protein PstB: MSKLALNDVNIYYGDFHAVQNVNMQIPAQAVTAFIGPSGCGKSTVLRSINRMHEVIPGAYVKGEILLDGEDIYASKVDPVSVRNTIGMVFQKANPFPTMSIEDNVVAGLRLSGEKNKKKLKEVAEKSLRGANLWEEVKDRLDKPGGGLSGGQQQRLCIARAIAVEPEVLLMDEPCSALDPISTLAVEDLIHELKEDFTIVIVTHNMQQAARVSDKTAFYSLEATGKPGRLVEFGDTKKIFENPDQKETEDYIAGRFG; encoded by the coding sequence ATGTCCAAGCTCGCACTCAATGACGTCAACATCTACTACGGCGATTTCCACGCCGTGCAGAACGTCAACATGCAGATCCCGGCCCAGGCCGTGACTGCCTTCATCGGCCCCTCGGGGTGCGGTAAATCCACCGTCCTTCGTTCCATCAACCGCATGCACGAGGTCATCCCGGGCGCGTACGTCAAGGGTGAGATCCTTCTCGACGGCGAGGATATTTACGCCTCCAAGGTCGACCCGGTATCAGTGCGCAACACCATTGGCATGGTGTTCCAGAAGGCCAACCCGTTCCCGACGATGTCCATCGAGGACAACGTCGTAGCCGGCCTTCGCCTGTCCGGCGAGAAGAACAAGAAGAAGCTCAAGGAGGTCGCCGAGAAGTCCCTCCGCGGCGCGAACCTGTGGGAAGAGGTCAAGGACCGTCTGGATAAGCCGGGCGGTGGCCTCTCCGGTGGGCAGCAGCAGCGCCTGTGCATCGCCCGTGCGATCGCCGTTGAGCCCGAGGTTCTCCTCATGGACGAGCCCTGCTCGGCCCTCGACCCGATTTCCACGCTGGCTGTGGAGGACCTCATCCACGAGCTCAAAGAGGACTTCACTATCGTCATCGTGACGCACAACATGCAGCAGGCTGCCCGCGTCTCCGACAAGACCGCCTTCTACTCCCTCGAGGCCACCGGCAAGCCGGGCCGCCTCGTGGAGTTCGGGGACACGAAGAAGATCTTCGAGAACCCGGATCAGAAGGAGACCGAGGACTACATCGCTGGCCGCTTCGGATAA
- the dusB gene encoding tRNA dihydrouridine synthase DusB gives MTVAIGPLTLNSPVVLAPMAGVTNVAFRSLCREQEVEKTGTVSGLYVCEMITARALVERNEKTLHMTTFAPDENPRSMQLYTTDPLYTYKAAKMIVEENLADHIDMNFGCPVPKVTRRGGGSAIPYKRRLFASIVAAAVKATEGSNIPVTVKFRVGIDDEHHTHLDAGRIAVDEGAAAVALHARTAAQRYSGAADWSEISRLVEHLDGSGVPVFGNGDIFSADDARRMMNETGCDGIVVGRGCLGRPWLFAELSAGLRGEALPPQPTLGEVTRIIMRHAELLAAHDGEEHACRDLRKHMGWYLRGFPVGGEVRSGLAKITSQAELRGMLEPWSESPAMADDAEGPRGRQGSSAKVALPDGWLDDPQDEMVPSAGAEAMNSGG, from the coding sequence GTGACTGTAGCAATCGGCCCCCTGACGTTGAACTCCCCCGTCGTCCTTGCCCCCATGGCCGGGGTAACCAACGTGGCGTTCCGTTCCCTGTGCCGCGAGCAGGAGGTGGAAAAGACCGGGACCGTGTCCGGACTCTATGTCTGCGAGATGATTACCGCCCGCGCGCTGGTCGAGCGCAATGAGAAGACGCTGCACATGACAACGTTCGCACCGGACGAAAACCCGCGCTCCATGCAGCTGTACACCACCGACCCGCTGTACACCTACAAAGCAGCGAAAATGATCGTTGAGGAAAACCTCGCCGATCACATCGATATGAACTTCGGCTGCCCCGTACCTAAGGTCACCCGGCGCGGCGGCGGATCGGCGATCCCCTACAAGCGGCGCCTATTCGCCTCCATCGTCGCGGCGGCCGTCAAAGCCACCGAAGGCTCGAACATCCCCGTCACGGTGAAGTTCCGCGTGGGCATCGACGACGAGCACCACACGCATCTCGACGCCGGGCGGATCGCCGTCGACGAGGGCGCGGCCGCCGTCGCCCTCCATGCGCGCACCGCCGCGCAGCGCTACTCCGGTGCCGCCGACTGGTCCGAAATCTCCCGCCTGGTGGAGCACCTCGACGGCTCCGGGGTCCCCGTCTTCGGCAACGGCGACATCTTTAGTGCGGACGACGCCCGCCGGATGATGAATGAGACCGGCTGCGATGGCATCGTCGTCGGTCGCGGTTGCCTCGGCCGGCCCTGGCTGTTCGCCGAGCTCTCGGCGGGCCTGCGCGGCGAGGCGCTACCGCCGCAACCGACCCTCGGTGAGGTCACCCGCATCATCATGCGCCACGCCGAGTTGCTCGCCGCCCACGACGGCGAAGAGCATGCCTGCCGCGACCTGCGCAAGCACATGGGCTGGTACCTGCGCGGCTTCCCCGTCGGCGGCGAGGTCCGCTCGGGACTGGCCAAGATCACCTCCCAGGCGGAACTGCGAGGAATGCTCGAGCCGTGGAGCGAATCCCCGGCCATGGCCGACGACGCCGAGGGGCCCCGCGGGCGTCAAGGCTCCTCCGCCAAGGTGGCTCTGCCCGACGGCTGGCTGGATGATCCTCAAGACGAGATGGTCCCGTCCGCTGGCGCGGAGGCCATGAACTCGGGTGGATAG
- a CDS encoding DUF6891 domain-containing protein: MNPNDRPEIILPSGRPASAIFDADTLDGLWPHLLVPRPTDSTASLQASMLELASAGVIPVPDEGPEVFGELAEALWQARLAQQSQWPAEGWPLDRIARRLREQGIAAEWALPVNSEADAVDALAPHRASGLRGAVVIYESQAVELALQPGDASVVAEAFVTPKRKGFFGKPQFDVREYQAGCEFISTQLVNAAQAEGIDASWDGDWERTVVLHDVQFMARLPRS, translated from the coding sequence ATGAATCCGAACGACAGGCCCGAGATCATCCTCCCGAGCGGGCGCCCCGCATCTGCCATTTTCGACGCTGACACCCTGGATGGCCTATGGCCGCACTTGCTCGTCCCCCGGCCCACTGACAGTACGGCGTCGCTGCAGGCAAGCATGCTGGAGCTGGCCTCTGCCGGGGTCATTCCAGTGCCCGACGAAGGCCCTGAAGTCTTCGGCGAACTCGCCGAGGCACTGTGGCAGGCACGGCTTGCCCAGCAAAGTCAGTGGCCCGCCGAAGGCTGGCCACTCGATCGCATCGCTAGGCGCCTTCGCGAACAGGGCATCGCAGCCGAGTGGGCATTGCCCGTCAACAGCGAAGCAGACGCCGTCGATGCCCTGGCACCCCATCGGGCATCCGGGCTTCGCGGGGCAGTCGTGATCTATGAATCTCAAGCTGTTGAGCTAGCACTCCAACCGGGCGACGCCAGTGTCGTCGCCGAAGCATTCGTGACACCCAAGCGCAAGGGCTTCTTCGGCAAACCGCAGTTCGACGTTCGCGAATACCAAGCCGGCTGCGAGTTCATCTCCACGCAGCTGGTCAACGCCGCCCAAGCTGAAGGAATCGACGCTAGCTGGGACGGGGACTGGGAACGCACCGTCGTGCTCCACGATGTGCAATTCATGGCGCGCTTGCCCCGGAGCTAG
- a CDS encoding acetyl-CoA hydrolase/transferase family protein has translation MSDRIANAQLRGKVMSADEAAQFIDNGDKVGMSGFTGAAYPKAIPTAIAKRAKEAQAKGDSYQVDIFTGASTAPDCDGVMAEAGAIRYRMPYQSDPIMRNAINAGEMKYQDIHLSHSGQYVEHGFFGPLNVAVVEATRITEEGHIIPSSGVGNNVDYLDAAEKIIIEVNEWQSLDLEGMADIYRIQHLPNRTPIPIINSGDRIGKTYIDIDISKVVAIVETNAPDRNAPFKPIDDVSKQIAGYFLDFLEGEVKGGRLTYDNYIMQSGVGNVPNAVMAGLLDSKFEKIEAYTEVIQDGMVDLIDAGKMAVASATSFSLSPEYAEKMNAEAKRYREYIITRPLQVSNHPEVIRRVGLISSNGMIEADIYGNINSTHVAGQRIMNGIGGSGDFTRNARISTFISPADAKGGDISAIVPFASHIDHTEHDAMVVITEYGVADLRGLAPRDRVAKMISIAHPDYRPLLEEYVERANKSKFHQTPHDLDTALAFHQRFLATGSMKA, from the coding sequence ATGTCCGATCGGATCGCCAACGCCCAGCTGCGCGGCAAGGTCATGTCCGCAGATGAGGCGGCTCAGTTCATCGATAACGGTGACAAGGTGGGCATGTCCGGATTTACCGGCGCCGCTTACCCGAAGGCAATCCCGACCGCGATCGCCAAGCGTGCCAAGGAAGCCCAGGCTAAGGGCGATTCCTACCAGGTGGACATCTTCACCGGCGCCTCAACCGCTCCGGACTGTGACGGTGTCATGGCCGAGGCCGGTGCCATCCGCTACCGCATGCCGTACCAGTCTGACCCGATCATGCGTAACGCCATCAACGCCGGTGAGATGAAGTACCAGGACATCCACCTGTCCCACTCCGGCCAGTACGTGGAGCACGGTTTCTTCGGCCCGCTCAACGTGGCCGTGGTGGAGGCCACCCGCATCACGGAAGAGGGCCACATCATCCCCTCCTCCGGCGTCGGTAACAACGTTGACTACCTCGATGCCGCTGAGAAGATCATCATCGAGGTCAATGAGTGGCAGTCCCTCGACCTGGAGGGCATGGCGGATATCTACCGTATCCAGCACCTGCCGAATCGCACCCCGATTCCCATCATCAACTCCGGTGACCGCATCGGCAAGACCTACATCGACATTGATATCAGCAAGGTCGTCGCGATTGTGGAGACCAATGCTCCCGACCGCAACGCCCCCTTCAAGCCGATCGATGACGTGTCCAAGCAGATCGCCGGCTACTTCCTCGACTTCCTGGAGGGAGAGGTCAAGGGCGGCCGCCTGACGTATGACAACTACATCATGCAGTCCGGTGTCGGTAACGTGCCCAACGCCGTGATGGCTGGCCTGCTGGACTCCAAGTTCGAGAAGATTGAGGCGTACACCGAGGTCATCCAGGACGGCATGGTGGACCTCATCGATGCCGGCAAGATGGCCGTCGCTTCCGCCACCTCCTTCTCCCTTTCCCCGGAGTACGCGGAGAAGATGAACGCTGAGGCCAAGCGTTACCGCGAGTACATCATCACCCGCCCGCTGCAGGTCTCTAACCACCCGGAGGTTATCCGCCGCGTTGGTTTGATCTCCTCCAACGGCATGATTGAGGCCGACATCTACGGCAACATCAACTCCACTCACGTCGCCGGTCAGCGCATCATGAACGGCATCGGCGGCTCCGGTGACTTCACCCGCAACGCCCGCATCTCCACCTTCATCTCCCCGGCTGATGCGAAGGGCGGCGACATCTCCGCCATCGTCCCGTTCGCTTCCCACATCGACCACACCGAGCACGACGCTATGGTTGTCATCACCGAGTACGGTGTCGCCGACCTCCGTGGTCTGGCTCCGCGTGACCGCGTGGCCAAGATGATCTCCATCGCGCACCCGGATTACCGTCCGCTGCTCGAGGAGTACGTGGAGCGCGCCAACAAGTCCAAGTTCCACCAGACCCCGCACGACCTGGACACCGCTCTGGCCTTCCACCAGCGCTTCCTGGCTACGGGTTCCATGAAGGCTTAA
- a CDS encoding metal-sensitive transcriptional regulator yields MSDTLNDDNVTCSCHEPNVHGYNENKAKYLARLKRIEGQARGIHRMIDEDQYCIDILTQVSAVTSALENVALALLQDHIKHCVTGAAQEGGEAADLKIEEAMKAIQKLVKS; encoded by the coding sequence ATGAGCGACACCCTGAATGACGACAACGTGACGTGTTCGTGCCACGAGCCCAACGTTCACGGCTACAACGAAAACAAGGCTAAGTATCTCGCCCGTCTCAAGCGCATCGAGGGGCAGGCTCGGGGTATTCATCGGATGATCGATGAGGATCAGTACTGCATCGATATTCTTACTCAGGTTTCGGCGGTCACTTCTGCGTTGGAGAACGTCGCCTTGGCCCTGCTGCAGGATCACATTAAGCACTGTGTGACTGGTGCGGCTCAGGAGGGAGGGGAGGCTGCGGATCTCAAGATTGAGGAGGCTATGAAGGCCATCCAGAAGCTGGTGAAGTCCTAG
- a CDS encoding thiol-disulfide oxidoreductase DCC family protein, giving the protein MKRMEFIYDRDCGFCQRSATQLQKLAPGITIRPATLRHHAIFRRNGHDWLGHHAIGAALANGAEGRVLRGVGKLLNANILDRPFGAIYRLIASQRHRLSSLVGAPACTIT; this is encoded by the coding sequence ATGAAGCGCATGGAGTTCATCTACGACCGCGATTGTGGTTTCTGTCAACGCAGCGCCACCCAGCTGCAGAAACTCGCGCCGGGCATCACCATTCGGCCCGCGACCCTGCGCCACCACGCAATCTTTCGCCGCAACGGCCACGATTGGCTGGGGCACCACGCAATCGGGGCAGCACTCGCAAACGGAGCTGAGGGACGGGTGCTGCGGGGCGTCGGCAAGCTCCTGAATGCCAACATCCTCGACCGGCCCTTCGGAGCCATCTACCGCCTCATCGCGAGCCAACGCCACCGCCTCTCCAGTCTGGTGGGCGCGCCCGCGTGCACCATCACCTAA
- a CDS encoding DUF6069 family protein, which translates to MTTETLTRPTLTNEQATPPIWARALIAGAATAAINLVLLFIGKAAGAAMTMSNPSSPEPMAIGWIPVVIASIAPLALAGLVTWLLARQWSKVRVWSAWAGFAFGILSIAALASSPDWTTALSLGAMHVVAGVAWFLAMTLRIPANNQ; encoded by the coding sequence ATGACCACCGAAACCCTTACCCGCCCCACCCTCACCAACGAGCAGGCAACCCCACCCATCTGGGCCCGCGCACTCATCGCCGGAGCCGCCACAGCCGCAATCAACCTCGTCCTTTTGTTCATCGGCAAGGCCGCTGGCGCAGCAATGACTATGTCCAACCCCTCCAGCCCTGAGCCCATGGCGATCGGTTGGATACCCGTCGTCATCGCTTCGATTGCGCCCCTAGCATTGGCAGGCCTGGTTACCTGGCTACTCGCTCGCCAGTGGTCCAAGGTGCGCGTCTGGTCCGCCTGGGCTGGCTTCGCCTTCGGCATCCTGTCCATCGCCGCACTTGCCAGCTCCCCGGACTGGACAACTGCCCTGTCCCTCGGCGCCATGCACGTGGTCGCCGGTGTGGCCTGGTTCCTCGCCATGACGCTGCGCATCCCCGCCAACAACCAGTAG
- the pstA gene encoding phosphate ABC transporter permease PstA — MTNNVDTLTPGPNQLGSVSSFSHISQGRKTTNTIATVLVYATMAIAMIPLIWVLWEVISRGIAPLLTADWWTRSQQGVMYHNPGGGALHAIQGTLIQTGITSLLSIPIGIFTAIYLVEYSNGNRLGRITTFMVDILTGVPSIVAALFVFTTWITLFGFQRSGMAVALSLVILMVPVIIRNTEEMLRVVPMDLREASYALGVPKWKTIVKIVLPTALSGIVTGVMLAIARVMGESAPVLILVGSSQALNPDPFNGPMSSLPLMMLDMYKAGTSPAVLDKLWGAALTLVLIIALLNIGARVISAKFSVKQ, encoded by the coding sequence ATGACTAACAACGTCGATACACTCACCCCGGGCCCGAACCAGCTCGGCTCCGTCAGCTCCTTCTCGCACATCTCGCAGGGGCGCAAGACCACGAACACCATCGCCACCGTGCTGGTGTACGCCACCATGGCCATCGCGATGATCCCGCTGATCTGGGTGTTGTGGGAAGTTATTTCCCGCGGCATCGCCCCGCTGCTCACCGCCGATTGGTGGACCCGCTCCCAGCAGGGCGTCATGTACCACAACCCCGGCGGCGGTGCCCTCCACGCGATCCAAGGCACCCTGATCCAGACGGGCATCACCTCGTTGCTGTCCATCCCGATTGGCATCTTCACCGCGATCTATCTCGTGGAATACTCCAACGGCAACCGCCTGGGCCGCATCACCACCTTCATGGTGGACATCCTCACCGGTGTCCCCTCGATCGTCGCCGCCCTCTTCGTCTTCACCACCTGGATCACCCTCTTCGGCTTCCAGCGTTCCGGCATGGCCGTGGCGCTGTCCCTGGTCATCCTCATGGTGCCGGTGATCATCCGCAACACCGAGGAAATGCTCCGCGTCGTCCCCATGGACCTCCGCGAGGCGTCCTACGCACTTGGTGTGCCAAAGTGGAAAACCATCGTCAAAATCGTCCTCCCGACGGCACTGTCGGGCATCGTCACCGGTGTCATGCTGGCCATCGCCCGCGTCATGGGCGAGTCCGCACCGGTCCTTATCCTCGTGGGATCCAGCCAGGCCCTCAACCCGGACCCGTTCAACGGTCCCATGTCCTCCCTGCCCCTCATGATGCTGGACATGTACAAGGCCGGCACCTCCCCGGCAGTTCTGGATAAGCTGTGGGGCGCCGCCCTCACCCTGGTCCTCATCATCGCGCTGCTCAACATCGGCGCCCGCGTCATTTCCGCGAAGTTCTCGGTCAAGCAGTAG
- a CDS encoding MmcQ/YjbR family DNA-binding protein, giving the protein MDDKIQQQAAARALELPGVYLDHPFGPDWDVFKVRYKVFMLQTKLHGKPLVTLKSDPGVSHLLRSSHQSITPGYHMNKKHWITLHPGGDLDPQLVEDLVTESYLLVIERNLPKSTWPVDPATFGR; this is encoded by the coding sequence GTGGATGACAAGATCCAGCAACAAGCGGCGGCACGGGCACTCGAACTACCCGGCGTGTATCTTGATCATCCGTTCGGGCCAGACTGGGATGTCTTCAAAGTCCGATACAAGGTCTTCATGCTACAAACGAAGCTCCACGGCAAGCCCCTTGTGACCCTGAAATCCGACCCAGGAGTGAGCCACCTGCTCCGCAGCAGCCACCAGAGCATCACGCCGGGCTATCACATGAACAAAAAGCACTGGATCACGTTGCACCCCGGTGGCGATCTCGACCCGCAACTCGTCGAAGACCTCGTCACCGAGTCCTACTTGCTCGTGATTGAACGCAACCTGCCCAAGTCGACGTGGCCGGTCGATCCGGCCACTTTCGGCAGGTAA
- the phoU gene encoding phosphate signaling complex protein PhoU: protein MRIAFREHLDNFAHDLIIMCDSVHSIMSNASDALLRGSLESAEDALSSADALEELRVRSEERAVQLLALEGPVARDLRQVVSSIYIVEDFQRMAALAMHIAKAARRRHPSLAIPQETVGYFQEMARLVSEMATKTRDILVDPNADVALVLAEDDDAVDDLNEYMLTLLTQREWAHSTREAVDVALLARYYERYADHCVNVAARIVYLSSGLMPEQYLAKKESDRAEADMAQRFAELERQFSRRRQ, encoded by the coding sequence ATGCGTATCGCCTTTCGAGAACACCTAGACAACTTCGCTCATGATCTCATCATCATGTGCGATTCGGTGCACTCCATCATGTCTAATGCCTCGGACGCGCTGCTCAGAGGATCGCTCGAGTCCGCCGAGGACGCCCTGTCGTCGGCCGATGCTCTCGAAGAACTACGGGTTCGCTCCGAAGAGCGTGCCGTGCAGCTCCTCGCCCTCGAAGGCCCCGTCGCCCGCGACCTCCGCCAGGTCGTCTCCTCGATTTACATCGTCGAGGACTTCCAACGTATGGCTGCCCTCGCGATGCACATTGCTAAGGCCGCGCGTCGCCGCCACCCCTCGCTCGCCATCCCCCAGGAGACGGTGGGCTACTTCCAGGAGATGGCCCGCCTCGTCTCCGAGATGGCCACCAAAACCCGAGACATCCTCGTTGACCCCAATGCCGATGTCGCTCTCGTCCTCGCCGAGGATGATGACGCCGTGGATGACCTCAACGAGTACATGCTCACCCTGCTCACCCAGCGGGAATGGGCCCACTCGACCCGGGAGGCTGTCGACGTCGCGCTGCTCGCCCGCTACTACGAGCGCTACGCCGATCACTGTGTCAACGTCGCTGCCCGCATCGTTTACCTCTCCTCCGGGCTCATGCCGGAGCAGTACCTGGCTAAGAAAGAAAGCGATCGCGCGGAGGCCGACATGGCGCAGCGCTTCGCGGAGCTGGAGCGGCAGTTCTCGCGGCGTCGCCAATAA
- the pstC gene encoding phosphate ABC transporter permease subunit PstC has translation MASNRPTADEQVNQSEQSAVPHTVATLGNTTQSDTPIVKDGGGVKRPGDRVFEFFATSSATLITVIIAAIGAFLVWRAVPSLNRNVDGWLGFFTYSGQWNTSNTEAMQFGIPNLFAVTVLISVVALIIAMPIALGIAVFLSNYAPRRMVKPLGYLVDMLAAVPSIVYGLWGWQVLGPALQNFYEWVHGWGGGFFLFTTYANSPSFATGRNIMTGGIVLAVMILPVIAATAREVFIQTPKGQVEAALALGATRWEVVRMTVLPFGLSGYISGSMLGLGRALGETMALYMVVSPSSAFRFSLFDGGTTFATAIANAAPEFNDDIRAGAYIAAGLVLFLLTFVVNSIARSIVSKK, from the coding sequence ATGGCAAGCAACCGTCCGACCGCGGATGAGCAGGTGAACCAGTCCGAGCAATCGGCAGTCCCTCACACCGTGGCCACCCTCGGCAACACCACACAATCAGATACCCCCATTGTGAAGGACGGGGGAGGGGTCAAGCGGCCCGGCGACCGAGTCTTCGAGTTCTTCGCAACCTCCTCCGCCACCCTGATCACCGTCATCATCGCGGCGATCGGAGCCTTCCTCGTCTGGCGCGCCGTTCCCTCGCTCAACCGCAACGTGGACGGTTGGCTCGGCTTCTTCACCTATTCCGGCCAGTGGAATACCTCCAACACTGAGGCGATGCAGTTCGGCATCCCGAACCTCTTCGCCGTCACCGTGCTCATCTCCGTCGTCGCGCTCATCATCGCGATGCCGATCGCGTTGGGCATCGCGGTGTTCCTCTCTAACTACGCCCCGCGCCGGATGGTGAAGCCGCTGGGTTACCTCGTGGACATGCTGGCCGCCGTGCCCTCGATCGTCTACGGCCTGTGGGGCTGGCAGGTGCTCGGCCCGGCGCTGCAGAACTTCTACGAGTGGGTCCACGGCTGGGGCGGAGGATTCTTCCTCTTCACCACCTACGCCAACTCCCCCTCGTTCGCGACCGGCCGCAACATCATGACCGGTGGCATCGTCCTGGCAGTGATGATCCTCCCGGTCATTGCCGCCACGGCCCGCGAAGTGTTCATCCAGACGCCCAAGGGTCAGGTCGAGGCAGCTCTCGCCCTCGGCGCGACCCGCTGGGAAGTCGTCCGCATGACGGTCCTGCCCTTCGGCCTCTCCGGCTACATCTCCGGATCGATGCTTGGCCTGGGCCGCGCACTGGGAGAGACGATGGCGCTTTACATGGTCGTCTCGCCCTCCTCGGCCTTCCGCTTCTCCCTGTTTGATGGCGGCACCACCTTCGCCACGGCGATTGCTAACGCCGCACCCGAGTTCAACGACGACATCCGAGCCGGCGCCTACATCGCCGCGGGTCTGGTGCTGTTCCTCCTGACCTTCGTGGTGAACTCCATTGCCCGATCGATCGTCTCGAAGAAGTAG
- a CDS encoding cation transporter translates to MSTSLLSRERTHVLRRRIRIIVAITISWNVVEAIVALLAGGAASSPALIGFGLDSVVEVLSAAAVAWQFASPDPERREKTALRLIAVSFFGLAAYVTIDALLSLTGLRQPEHSTVGIVLAALSLAVMPFLSWIERRTGRELGSASAIADSKQTLICSYLSAALLVGLLLNSLFGWSWADPLAALVIAGFAIREGREAWRGDACCAAPVASLTGEHPDCCAGDAPK, encoded by the coding sequence ATGAGCACGTCATTGCTGTCCCGGGAGCGCACGCATGTGTTGCGTCGTCGAATTCGCATCATTGTGGCCATCACGATCAGCTGGAACGTCGTCGAGGCGATCGTCGCGCTCCTCGCTGGCGGGGCGGCGTCCTCCCCCGCTCTCATCGGTTTCGGGCTGGATTCCGTGGTCGAAGTGCTCTCCGCGGCAGCGGTTGCTTGGCAGTTCGCTTCCCCCGATCCTGAGAGGCGTGAGAAGACCGCCCTGCGGTTGATCGCGGTGTCATTCTTTGGCTTGGCTGCCTACGTCACTATCGACGCCCTCCTGTCCCTCACCGGCCTGCGCCAGCCCGAGCATTCCACGGTGGGTATCGTCTTGGCCGCGCTGAGCTTGGCCGTCATGCCTTTCCTCAGTTGGATTGAGCGGCGCACCGGGCGCGAGCTTGGCTCCGCATCCGCGATTGCTGATTCGAAGCAGACTCTCATCTGCAGCTACCTCTCGGCGGCCTTGTTGGTGGGTCTCCTCCTCAACAGCCTTTTCGGTTGGTCCTGGGCTGATCCCCTCGCGGCGCTCGTCATTGCTGGCTTCGCCATCCGCGAGGGCAGGGAGGCCTGGCGAGGCGATGCCTGCTGTGCCGCGCCGGTGGCGTCATTGACTGGCGAGCATCCCGATTGCTGCGCTGGAGACGCACCCAAATAG
- a CDS encoding MarR family winged helix-turn-helix transcriptional regulator, which produces MTSHAEDSVTTEGRMHEAWRLSQLMVMLAEQSKADFAATIAPLGLPIHLARALAILDEPAPMSDLAEHLCCDRSYVTSLADQLEERGLAERVPGADRRVKLLSLTEEGRAQRDRIVAAVSTHSMMITRLDDAQRAALLPFLEQLLGEPGTCTAMQE; this is translated from the coding sequence ATGACATCGCACGCAGAAGACTCCGTGACTACAGAGGGGCGCATGCACGAGGCATGGAGACTCTCGCAGCTAATGGTGATGCTTGCGGAGCAATCCAAGGCCGACTTCGCCGCCACCATTGCCCCCCTTGGCCTGCCAATTCATCTGGCGCGAGCCCTGGCGATCCTGGATGAGCCGGCGCCGATGAGCGACCTGGCCGAGCACCTGTGTTGCGACCGTTCCTACGTCACCTCGCTGGCTGACCAGCTCGAGGAACGGGGACTGGCCGAACGTGTTCCGGGGGCCGATAGGCGAGTGAAGCTTCTGTCCCTCACTGAGGAGGGCCGGGCTCAACGCGACCGCATCGTGGCGGCCGTATCCACGCACAGCATGATGATCACCAGGCTTGACGACGCCCAGCGTGCCGCACTCCTGCCGTTCCTTGAGCAACTCCTGGGAGAACCAGGCACCTGCACCGCTATGCAGGAGTAG